One region of Eupeodes corollae chromosome 1, idEupCoro1.1, whole genome shotgun sequence genomic DNA includes:
- the LOC129940502 gene encoding uncharacterized protein LOC129940502, whose product MEKSYKYGELQKGLLTKVIKDLTNFKKAPKERRTPAYASGRLSKLEEDLATSKAYHEAIIGGGMLEEYLKKDELLVVYDQMYDIYLEYRAELVEAMEKSKTLIAGDVLMGAPPPHSSASSSHSAIRLPRIDLPKFDGSYTNWRAFHDRFQALVHKNATLEDIDKLHFLQTCLIGDAHRFMQNIAVESASYEKAWELLEERYNHKRILVHIQMQSLFGQPSLTRETASGLKELLYTTRECLLALENLEVPISSWDTVLIWFLVQKLPSTSQKLWEEKLGNSKDLPKFDAFSEFLETRFRTLEVMGQQELATPTRRKEESSVNSRPRFQPSTSKVLHTKHVVKHQPQKIPKHFQTSQVLCKLCNHNKHSLRKCQQFLAMDSVKRREVVRGIHVCENCLTYGHSLQECQSLSRCYFCQQKHHSLLHLQHHNNSFQPQQPGTEHQTQVGTSSQGMPSQPRVAGSSSNTFQASVNPNAPEFQPAVRPQTQNYHASHGDRAQTHQVLLATAVVKARATDGRIRLLRALVDTGSETSFITEAAARLLKLERRRAIVEVSGLGLVSSGTTQHTVEVHFASRHSTFETATQALVFKSLTGHLPAQRVVPNSWNHLKGLTLADPHLYEPAPIDLLFGSDVCAQILLPEIRRSPDNNGPIAQNTHLGWIVLGKVPEELPRQIRSFVQVTDLGIQLQKFWEMEETPFQTHETLDNIACEEHFERNTTRLPDGRYQVSLPFKEGLPAMGSSRQGATRRFLHLEKRLAADPKLCEDYSKCINEYIKLKHMEEIDEDDTVLATPYHYFLPHHAVFKEASSTTKLRVVFDAASKASDGKSLNEHLLVGPKLQTNIIDLVLRWRTHRVTFTADIEKMYRQIMVSFPDRYFQLILWREQKSSPIKVFKLNTVTFGTASAPYLAIKVLKKLADDESQNFPEGAKVVREDMYVDDLISGADSIEEAKRKQHEAKQLLASAGFNLRKWTSNSKALLEDIAAEDRELDFELPFNTSNHVKTLGIKWFPLDDYFSFQNLQVSPEDITKRSMLSTIAKLFDPLGWISPCIITAKLMMQRLWEHGCDWDDPIPTPLKTEWEAFQRELPLIERLRIPRWIAKSPSNKAVQLHGFCDASMKAFGAVVYIRVLDTDDRILTSLLLSKTKVAPSQRTITLPRLELCGAVLLSQLLSYTKDILAIPDVDIYAWTDSMIALAWIQASPAKWTTFVSNRVSEIQRLIQIDSWGHVATLHNPADLASRGVFPAELESLDMWWNGPEFLTRQWEFDAPHRLIDNDTEEEKKDKSKVNVLSINITHGDKILQAIHDSSRLLKLLRVVATCRRFTIKCRPKLGPITGPINPEELDAAHQIVVKAAQKEMFGDEIQQILGNAKIPKNLLSLNAFLDSDGILRVGGRLANSLLSYDAQHPILLQSNHHFTSLVVRDAHKQTLHGGIQQMINYIRQRYWIGQIRRSVKHQLHKCPSCYRQKASEMQQLMGNLPAARVRISRPFSHTGVDYAGPIEIKAWKARGAKILKGYFAVFICLATKAIHLEAVSDLTTQAFLAAFKRFTARRGICKQIYSDCGTNFIGANNELAKMMKEAQHDWKQVAELLANRGTDWHFIPPASPHFGGLWEAGVKSVKYHLKRVIGIERLTFEELATLLAQVEACLNSRPLCPLTDSIDDLNALTPAHFLVGESLHAVPQGETETNITHKDRWKRVQALSEVFWRRWNSEYLSRLQQRPKWTKIQEKPKIGDLVLLKDERLPPTHWNMARIEQTHSGSDGLVRVVTLRTKSGQFKRPITKICLLPSNKTTEQTSLI is encoded by the coding sequence atggaaaaatcatATAAGTATGGGGAATTGCAAAAGGGGTTACTTACAAAAGTCATCAAAGACCTTACTAATTTCAAAAAGGCTCCGAAGGAGCGGAGAACACCAGCATATGCATCGGGACGTCTTTCAAAGCTAGAAGAAGATCTAGCTACGTCGAAAGCCTATCACGAGGCAATCATTGGTGGTGGTATGCtggaagaatatttaaaaaaggatgaATTATTAGTGGTCTATGATCAAATGTATGATATTTACCTCGAATATAGGGCAGAATTGGTAGAGGCGATGGAAAAATCGAAAACACTTATCGCAGGTGATGTCCTAATGGGTGCTCCGCCCCCTCATTCTTCTGCATCGTCCTCACATTCGGCGATTCGTCTCCCGAGGATTGATCTGCCCAAATTCGACGGATCTTACACAAACTGGCGTGCTTTTCACGACAGATTTCAAGCTCTCGTCCATAAAAACGCGACCCTGGAGGACATCGACAAATTGCATTTCCTACAAACGTGTTTAATAGGTGATGCACATCGTTTTATGCAAAACATTGCTGTTGAGTCTGCAAGTTATGAAAAGGCATGGGAACTTTTGGAAGAGCGCTACAATCATAAACGCATTCTGGTGCACATCCAAATGCAATCGCTTTTTGGTCAACCCTCATTGACGCGAGAAACGGCATCTGGTCTCAAGGAGCTCTTGTATACAACTAGAGAATGTCTTCTCGCTCTTGAAAATTTGGAGGTTCCGATTTCTTCGTGGGATACGGTCTTGATATGGTTCCTTGTACAAAAGCTTCCTAGTACAAGTCAAAAATTATGGGAGGAAAAATTAGGGAATAGCAAGGACTTACCGAAATTTGATGCGTTTTCCGAATTTTTAGAGACACGATTCCGTACGCTTGAAGTTATGGGCCAACAAGAGCTAGCTACGCCCACCAGGCGCAAAGAAGAGTCATCTGTTAATTCAAGGCCACGCTTTCAACCATCGACTTCAAAGGTTTTACATACAAAGCATGTTGTAAAGCATCAACCTCAGAAAATTCCAAAGCACTTTCAAACTAGCCAAGTTCTTTGCAAATTGTGCAACCACAACAAGCACTCCCTTAGAAAATGCCAGCAATTTTTGGCAATGGACAGTGTCAAACGCCGAGAAGTAGTCCGGGGAATCCATGTTTGTGAAAATTGTCTGACATATGGGCATTCTCTCCAGGAATGCCAGAGTTTGAGTCGGTGCTATTTCTGTCAACAGAAACATCACTCACTCCTGCATTTGCAGCACCATAATAACTCTTTTCAACCTCAACAACCAGGTACTGAACATCAGACCCAAGTCGGAACATCAAGCCAAGGTATGCCGTCTCAACCGAGAGTTGCCGGTTCTAGTTCTAACACATTTCAGGCCTCAGTGAACCCGAATGCGCCTGAGTTCCAACCAGCTGTTCGTCCACAAACTCAAAACTACCACGCGTCGCACGGTGATCGTGCCCAAACACATCAGGTGCTCTTAGCTACAGCAGTTGTCAAAGCGCGAGCCACGGATGGAAGAATTCGTTTACTACGTGCCCTGGTTGATACAGGGTCAGAAACGTCTTTCATAACAGAAGCTGCTGCTCGTCTGCTGAAGTTGGAAAGGCGACGTGCCATTGTTGAGGTATCGGGGTTGGGGTTGGTCAGCAGCGGCACAACACAGCATACAGTCGAAGTGCATTTTGCTTCTCGCCATTCGACGTTTGAAACTGCCACACAGGCATTGGTTTTTAAGTCGCTGACTGGGCATCTCCCGGCCCAACGAGTGGTACCCAACAGTTGGAATCACCTCAAGGGTCTTACGTTAGCAGATCCCCATCTCTACGAACCCGCTCCTATCGATTTATTGTTTGGAAGTGATGTTTGCGCCCAAATACTGCTACCGGAAATAAGAAGGTCTCCGGATAACAATGGACCGATAGCGCAAAATACGCATTTAGGGTGGATCGTGTTAGGGAAAGTTCCAGAGGAACTTCCCCGGCAAATTCGAAGTTTCGTGCAGGTTACTGACCTCGGAATCCAGCTACAGAAGTTTTGGGAGATGGAAGAAACGCCGTTCCAGACACATGAAACCCTAGACAACATTGCTTGTGAAGAACATTTTGAGAGGAATACGACACGTTTACCAGACGGGCGTTACCAAGTCAGCTTACCGTTCAAAGAAGGCCTTCCAGCGATGGGATCCAGCCGTCAAGGAGCTACTCGACGATTTCTCCATCTCGAGAAAAGACTTGCTGCAGATCCTAAACTTTGTGAGGACTATTCAAAGTGCATAAATGAGTACATCAAGCTCAAACACATGGAAGAAATAGATGAAGATGACACGGTTTTGGCGACCCCTTACCATTATTTTCTTCCGCACCATGCAGTTTTTAAGGAAGCGAGTTCCACAACAAAGCTGAGAGTGGTGTTTGACGCAGCTTCTAAAGCTTCGGATGGGAAATCCCTCAACGAACATCTTCTTGTAGGTCCAAAATTGCAGACCAATATCATTGATCTTGTTCTCAGATGGCGTACTCATCGAGTTACTTTTACGGCAGACATTGAAAAGATGTACCGTCAAATTATGGTTAGTTTCCCAGACCGATACTTTCAGCTAATTTTGTGGAGGGAACAGAAATCTTCGCCGATTAAAGTCTTCAAACTGAACACTGTCACGTTTGGTACAGCGAGCGCACCATATCTTGCGATTAAGGTTTTGAAGAAACTAGCCGACGATGAAAGTCAGAATTTTCCCGAAGGGGCGAAGGTTGTCCGTGAGGACATGTACGTTGATGATCTGATCAGTGGAGCAGATTCCATCGAAGAAGCCAAGAGGAAACAACATGAAGCCAAGCAGCTCTTAGCGTCTGCGGGATTCAACCTGAGGAAATGGACGAGTAACTCCAAGGCTCTCCTGGAAGACATCGCTGCTGAGGATCGAGAACTTGATTTTGAACTCCCGTTTAACACCTCAAATCATGTCAAGACACTCGGCATCAAGTGGTTTCCACTTGACGActacttttcttttcaaaatctgcAAGTTTCACCAGAAGACATCACAAAACGGTCAATGTTGTCCACCATCGCTAAGCTGTTCGACCCACTCGGGTGGATATCACCCTGCATCATCACGGCGAAACTAATGATGCAACGCCTCTGGGAGCATGGTTGTGATTGGGACGATCCAATTCCTACTCCCTTAAAGACGGAATGGGAAGCTTTTCAACGCGAACTTCCTCTCATCGAACGATTGCGAATTCCGAGATGGATCGCGAAAAGCCCATCTAATAAGGCTGTCCAACTTCACGGATTCTGTGACGCCTCCATGAAAGCTTTCGGTGCAGTAGTCTACATTCGGGTCTTAGACACGGACGATCGAATCCTTACCAGCCTGCTtctctcaaaaacaaaagtagcaCCAAGTCAGCGAACCATCACGCTGCCTCGCCTGGAACTCTGTGGAGCTGTTCTTCTGTCGCAGCTACTTAGTTACACCAAGGATATCTTGGCCATCCCCGATGTCGATATCTACGCGTGGACTGATTCGATGATAGCGTTGGCATGGATACAAGCGTCACCAGCAAAATGGACCACATTCGTATCCAATCGTGTATCCGAAATTCAGCGGCTTATACAGATCGACAGCTGGGGTCATGTTGCAACATTGCATAACCCAGCCGATCTAGCGTCTCGAGGTGTATTTCCGGCTGAACTGGAGTCATTGGATATGTGGTGGAATGGACCTGAATTTTTAACGCGACAATGGGAATTCGATGCTCCGCATCGACTCATCGACAACGACactgaagaagaaaagaagGATAAAAGTAAAGTGAATGTTTTAAGTATCAATATCACTCATGGCGATAAAATCTTGCAGGCTATTCACGACTCTTCCAGGTTGCTCAAATTACTTAGAGTCGTCGCCACCTGTCGTCGTTTCACAATAAAATGTCGACCTAAGCTTGGTCCTATCACAGGTCCAATCAATCCTGAAGAATTAGATGCAGCACATCAAATAGTGGTCAAGGCAGCACAGAAGGAGATGTTTGGAGATGAGATTCAACAAATTCTTGGAAATGCCAAAATTCCAAAGAATTTACTTTCGTTAAACGCATTTCTTGATTCTGACGGAATCTTACGAGTCGGGGGACGTTTAGCAAACTCCCTCCTTTCCTACGATGCCCAACATCCGATACTGTTGCAGAGCAACCACCATTTTACGAGTCTGGTTGTAAGAGATGCTCACAAGCAAACTCTACACGGCGGAATCCAGCAAATGATTAATTACATCCGACAACGATATTGGATAGGACAGATTCGGCGAAGCGTCAAGCACCAGTTGCATAAATGCCCTTCTTGCTACCGGCAAAAGGCATCTGAAATGCAACAACTGATGGGAAACTTACCTGCCGCTCGAGTACGCATATCGCGACCATTTAGTCACACCGGTGTTGACTATGCGGGACCAATCGAGATAAAAGCCTGGAAAGCCCGTGGAGCAAAAATACTAAAAGGCTATTTCGCAGTATTTATCTGTTTGGCAACCAAAGCCATTCATCTCGAAGCAGTATCAGACTTAACCACACAAGCATTTTTAGCAGCATTCAAACGGTTCACTGCCAGAAGAGGAATTTGTAAGCAGATCTATAGCGACTGCGGAACTAATTTCATCGGTGCCAATAATGAACTGGCAAAAATGATGAAAGAAGCACAACACGACTGGAAGCAGGTAGCAGAACTATTGGCAAATCGCGGTACAGATTGGCATTTCATTCCCCCAGCTTCTCCCCATTTCGGTGGCCTATGGGAAGCGGGTGTGAAGTCTGTCAAGTACCATCTCAAACGAGTCATTGGAATTGAGAGGCTTACCTTCGAGGAGCTCGCGACGCTTCTAGCACAAGTAGAAGCTTGTCTGAATTCGAGACCTCTATGCCCACTAACCGATAGCATCGATGATTTGAACGCACTAACTCCAGCACATTTCTTAGTCGGAGAATCTTTGCATGCAGTACCACAAGGTGAAACAGAAACAAACATTACACATAAAGATCGCTGGAAACGAGTTCAGGCATTATCTGAAGTATTTTGGAGACGATGGAATTCTGAATACTTATCTCGGCTTCAACAACGCCCAAAATGgacaaaaatacaagaaaagcCGAAGATAGGAGATTTGGTTCTCTTGAAGGATGAACGACTTCCACCAACACATTGGAATATGGCGCGAATAGAACAAACCCACAGCGGGTCAGACGGTTTGGTACGCGTTGTCACGCTCCGCACCAAGTCTGGACAGTTTAAACGACCGATTACTAAAATTTGCCTTTTACCTTCAAACAAAACCACGGAACAAACGAgtctaatataa